A segment of the Neoarius graeffei isolate fNeoGra1 chromosome 5, fNeoGra1.pri, whole genome shotgun sequence genome:
TGATCATATTTGGGGCATTGTATGCAAAACAGCAGTAAATCAAGATGGCCACACCATCACTCCAATCACAAAGCCATCTGTGGTCCAGCAGGAGGAGCTGCTCAAAAGAATCTATTCTACAGGGACCTACCTGTCTGATATCCAGTACTTAGAGGCTCATGGGACTGGGACTCCAGTGGGAGATTCAGTAGAAGCGGACAGCATCTCTAGAGTCATTGCCAAGGCACGACCCCCAGAGGTAGGGCCACTCCCTATTGGCTCAGTTAAGAGTAACATTGGACACACAGAATCTGCAGCAGGAGTGGCAGGACTGATTAAAGTACTTCTGATGATGAAGCATGAAACCATTGTACCTTCAGTGTTCTACTCTGAGGAAAGTTCGAGCATAGATGTTCAGGCTCTCAATCTAAAAATTCCCACCAAAGCTGAGAAATGGGTCACCAGCAGAGGTTCAGTGAGAGTTGCTGGGATAAATAACTTTGGATTTGGAGGCACAAATTCACATGCAGTTGTAAAGCAATATCTTCAGACAAAATCACCAAAAGAAGCTGTTCACAAACAACACAATTTTTTTGTAATTTCTGCAGCATCAGAGAAATCATTGGCAAGGATGATAGAAGACACAGTAGAAAATATCAATGCAAAGAATATAACAGATCTACAAAGCCTAGCATATACTTCTGGCTGTAGGAGGAGTCACTGGAAACATAAATACAGGAAAGCATTTCACACATTATCTTTGACTGATTTGAAAGAGAAACTTATGCATGCTCAAGACAAAAAGAGTGTCCCAGCAAAGAAATATCCAAGACTAGTGTTTGTGTTTTGTGGAAATGGTGTTACTTACAGAGGCATGTGCAAACAGCTCCTAAAAGAGGAATCTATTTTCATGGAGAAAATAAGAGAGATTGAGGACCTTTTCCAAAGTTACATGAAAATTGGGTTAGTTGAGTTACTGGAGAGTGAGTCTGAACCTGAGGTTGGTTTCTCAGAACCAGAAATTATTCAGCCTCTCCTCTTTGCCATACAGATTGCCATTGCTAATCTGCTAATGCACTGGGGAATTAGACCTGATGCTGTTCTTGGACATTCTGTTGGAGAGGTTGCTGCAGCTCATTGCTCTGGTCTGTTGTCACTTGAGGATGCAGTAAAGGTGATCTGCTATCGCAGCAGATTGCAGAGTAGAGTAACTGGAGGGAAAATGCTGGTTGTCAGCAACATGCCTGTATCAAacatgttgaaactccttccttctTACTCTGGAAGGATTTGCTTGGCAGCACAAAACAGCCCTCAGTCATGCACACTTTCAGGAGATGAAGATGCTATTGATTGTTTGCACAAGAGCTTAAGCAATTTACCTGATGGCAAAAATTTGTTCCTGCATGTTTTGGATGTGCCAGCTGCTTATCATAGTCACATGATGGATCCTATTCTGGATGAAGTAGAGAATAGTATAGGCCAATTACATGCACAGAACATGGTGACAGAATTATTCTCAACAGTGTCAGGAGAAAAGGCGTGTCCAACTGATTTTGTTAATGGTAAATACTGGGCAAGAAACATTCGAGAACCAGTTGCTTTTGAACAAGCGCTAAAATCAGTTCAACAGACCAAGAATGCAATATTTGTTGAGATTGGCCCAAGAAGGGCTTTGCAGAGAAACATCATTGAGACTTTAGGGAGTGACACAGTGGTACTCTCTTCAGTGCAGCCAGATAAAGATGTTGAGACAATGTTGACTGTTGTATCTAAGCTATTTGAAGTGGGAGTCAATATTGATTGGGACCAGTTCTACAAAGGCTGTGAGATGGAACCAATTCCTTTTCCAAGGTATCAGTTTGACAGTGTGAAGAAAGATGTGCTTACTGAAGCAACCCTCTCTGGTGACAGTAGTATCCATCCTGTAATTACACAGTTAAGTAAAAATGGCTTGGATTTCAGGTGTGGCCTCTCCTCTGGGGCACTGTCTTATCTGTATGATCATAAACACCAAGGGGTTGCCATTGTCCCTGGGGCATTTTATGTTGAATTAGGCTTAGCAGCTGTCATGACAAGTGTAAAACCAAAAATGCCCCTCAGCTCTTTGCAGCTCAGTATAAAGTTTCACACTCCATGTGTTTTGTCACAGAATACACCTGATGTGAAAGTACGATTAGATCCAACTGAAAGTACAGCAGGGCATAGCTTTCAGTTCAAGGTGCACTCTTTGTCAGTAAACTATGCATCAGGGAAAGTTGAGTCTACACAGACAAGACTGCCCGAAGAGTCATACATTTCACTAAACTGTGTCTTTAAAAGATGCCAGTCTGTTGTGAGTTCTGAGGAGTTCTATAAGAACCTATCTTTGGGTGGATTTCAGTATGGTCCCGTTTTCAAAAATACGGGAAATGTTTATTATGGAGAGGAACTTGGAGAAGCATACTCACTTGTTACTGTTCATAATGAGATATTGCCCCAACTGCATGACTACTACATTCATCCTGTAGTCTTAGACTATCTCATGCAGCTTGTTCCTGTCACAGGAACATATCATTTCTTGGGAAGGCCTGGATTTCCATCACAAATAGGCAGCCTGACTGTGTTTGAACCATTGCAGAAGGAGATGGTTGTGTATTTGAGAGCAACACATATGGGAACTGAGGAACTTATCGTTTGTGGTTGTTTTACTGACAAAGACGGCAGGGTTTTGGTTGAACTCAAGGATGTAATCATTACCTACTTAGGGAATCGCTCTCGTGTTGTAGAGGAGTATTTTTATCACAACAGTTACAGTGTAGTTTCAGAGAATGACAACTTCTCAACACCGACATCAATGGTTTTTGATGATCGGTTAGGAATTTCTACAGGCCTACAAAACTACTtagacccagcatcaaaatacattTCCTCCACACATATCAAAGTACTGATAGAACATGGATTTGAAGTTTTTCTGTCTGACCTGAACATCCAAAACATCAATACAAACATCCAGGAAGTGTTGTTTATGTGGGGTGAAGCAGATTTAAACTCGCACAAACCAGAAAATGTGTTAGAATGCATGGCAAATTGTTGTGAGATTTTCCGGAAAATTGTTGCAGGCCTCAAGTCAATGCATTTCAAAAACTCCATCAGGGTAGTAACCTACCGGTCATCAGGAACCACAGTAGACCACATCAATCCTGGTTTTGTACTGTCTGGAATGACAAGAGCATGTGCAGCTGAATTGTCAGACCTCTCTTTTCAGTTGATAGACATTGATTCTACGAAAGACATTAAAGCCTTGGCTGAGATCATCAGATCATACCCTTGCAGCAAATACCCAGAGCTAGTCATAA
Coding sequences within it:
- the fasn2 gene encoding phthioceranic/hydroxyphthioceranic acid synthase — translated: MKDKDSEIAIVGIGCNFPGGEGLDNFWNVLLEGKNCAVQIPFERFDQNEWCDQDDNKAGKSRTTKAAFADGFNEFDQRFFGITDAEMEQMDPQHKMLLHCTYRALENAGIPMEKASGSRTGVFLGLMNRDYELTMANVNPVIINHCTGTGIAMSIAANRISYTFNFTGPSLAIDCACSSSLVALHLACQAIRQGDCEMAVFGGVNCIFQPRVFVALSKAKMISPDGTSKPFSNTADGYGRGEGCGVILLKPLEKALQDRDHIWGIVCKTAVNQDGHTITPITKPSVVQQEELLKRIYSTGTYLSDIQYLEAHGTGTPVGDSVEADSISRVIAKARPPEVGPLPIGSVKSNIGHTESAAGVAGLIKVLLMMKHETIVPSVFYSEESSSIDVQALNLKIPTKAEKWVTSRGSVRVAGINNFGFGGTNSHAVVKQYLQTKSPKEAVHKQHNFFVISAASEKSLARMIEDTVENINAKNITDLQSLAYTSGCRRSHWKHKYRKAFHTLSLTDLKEKLMHAQDKKSVPAKKYPRLVFVFCGNGVTYRGMCKQLLKEESIFMEKIREIEDLFQSYMKIGLVELLESESEPEVGFSEPEIIQPLLFAIQIAIANLLMHWGIRPDAVLGHSVGEVAAAHCSGLLSLEDAVKVICYRSRLQSRVTGGKMLVVSNMPVSNMLKLLPSYSGRICLAAQNSPQSCTLSGDEDAIDCLHKSLSNLPDGKNLFLHVLDVPAAYHSHMMDPILDEVENSIGQLHAQNMVTELFSTVSGEKACPTDFVNGKYWARNIREPVAFEQALKSVQQTKNAIFVEIGPRRALQRNIIETLGSDTVVLSSVQPDKDVETMLTVVSKLFEVGVNIDWDQFYKGCEMEPIPFPRYQFDSVKKDVLTEATLSGDSSIHPVITQLSKNGLDFRCGLSSGALSYLYDHKHQGVAIVPGAFYVELGLAAVMTSVKPKMPLSSLQLSIKFHTPCVLSQNTPDVKVRLDPTESTAGHSFQFKVHSLSVNYASGKVESTQTRLPEESYISLNCVFKRCQSVVSSEEFYKNLSLGGFQYGPVFKNTGNVYYGEELGEAYSLVTVHNEILPQLHDYYIHPVVLDYLMQLVPVTGTYHFLGRPGFPSQIGSLTVFEPLQKEMVVYLRATHMGTEELIVCGCFTDKDGRVLVELKDVIITYLGNRSRVVEEYFYHNSYSVVSENDNFSTPTSMVFDDRLGISTGLQNYLDPASKYISSTHIKVLIEHGFEVFLSDLNIQNINTNIQEVLFMWGEADLNSHKPENVLECMANCCEIFRKIVAGLKSMHFKNSIRVVTYRSSGTTVDHINPGFVLSGMTRACAAELSDLSFQLIDIDSTKDIKALAEIIRSYPCSKYPELVIKNGQILKPQITRTPILDCLHQRVHKSQYESFILQTSDAYRVTSLSAVVSDECPEPIQGKNVEVQLCKICMHSSDYFPVSLSDLKFGQTLYWNKHTSQNHKLLVLDFSGIVTAMGKDVKELKVGDHIVSCYPVAACGKVVIPADACYKTKQLPCFKDTPCVSYFILAWEILHCALPKARHQKLGIFSAIPDSVLVKILTVTAVKSGWSVTVAKNTDQMSRDFSEMAGIVFLPPYDETVITKASQIPSVQDIILVSDNQPNTCVTQLAFRGQNNEVHMKILFTSSLMQKQSIRARKSHVLHWLKHMHLDRRFATFEKKTILNSKLEKIDCLPSESYFRCQTMPVVVLSPDKKDEPSHIPLIPKAKKLFQKNSVYIVTGGLSGLGFQTVKFIAQRGGGNIVILSRSGANDQIEQEINNVKNQCQCLITKLQCDVSVSEQVHQAVAQISKLFPSKPIKGVFHSAVVLHDGLIESLNKSLYEKVMRPKVNGVINLHYATKHCNLDYFVCYSSVSAFLGNASQTNYASANSFMDAFCQYRRNIGLPGQAINWGALNLGLLLNQHHFQKFLESKGMMILEMTEIHDSLEQCLLINKSQQVVCKFHFKNIRYNVLSQNKSLTMRLSALVGEELNKAKMINSKLEQTNAISSPNEYIKSLISENIHVEQDELSDDICLSSLGIDSMLAMTLQNLIFQDKGVNVPLVTLLDPEKTLSDLIKTLEELENGGTQESSNDFLPVVETTSF